Proteins encoded together in one Chitinophaga varians window:
- the thrC gene encoding threonine synthase: MQYYSLQDAQHKASFETAVIQGIAPDKGLYFPAQIPSLDPEFISQLHTYTDQEIGYEVIRPFIGDEIPEAALKKIVNDTLHFPFPIQKVTGHTYALELFHGPTLAFKDVGARFMAGCLGYFRRSSSRPVTVLVATSGDTGGAVASGFYNVPGVDVVILYPSKKVSTLQEKQLTTLGGNIRALEVQGTFDDCQRMVKSAFLDADIQSHRQLTSANSINVARWLPQMFYYFLAYKQMKAAHPRLVFAVPSGNFGNICAGMMAAAIGLPVSHFVAATNVNDTVPRFMQNGRYEPGKAVPTLSNAMDVADPSNFVRVLQLFGNSLPALKEKFTAYAYTDKDTARTMEQVWKEHHYMLDPHGAVGYLGLQQFLADAPELTGVFLETAHPVKFEDTAPKAVRDEIHTPPRVMSLYGREKNATLLPADYDAFKNWLMR; this comes from the coding sequence ATGCAGTATTATAGTTTACAGGACGCACAGCACAAAGCATCATTCGAAACTGCCGTTATACAAGGTATTGCGCCAGACAAAGGATTATACTTTCCCGCGCAGATTCCTTCACTCGACCCGGAATTTATTAGTCAGCTGCATACCTATACGGACCAGGAGATCGGCTATGAAGTGATCCGTCCGTTTATCGGCGATGAGATACCGGAAGCCGCACTGAAAAAGATTGTGAACGACACACTGCATTTCCCTTTTCCGATACAAAAGGTCACCGGTCACACTTACGCCCTGGAGCTTTTTCACGGCCCCACCCTCGCCTTTAAAGACGTAGGCGCCCGCTTCATGGCTGGTTGCCTTGGGTACTTCCGGCGCAGCAGCAGCCGGCCGGTCACCGTGCTGGTAGCCACTTCCGGCGACACCGGCGGCGCCGTGGCCAGTGGTTTTTATAATGTTCCCGGCGTGGATGTGGTCATCCTCTACCCTTCCAAAAAAGTAAGCACCTTACAGGAAAAACAACTGACCACCCTCGGCGGCAACATCCGCGCACTGGAGGTACAGGGCACTTTCGATGACTGCCAGCGCATGGTGAAAAGCGCTTTCCTGGATGCAGACATACAGTCGCACCGGCAGCTTACCTCCGCCAATTCCATCAACGTGGCCCGCTGGCTGCCGCAGATGTTTTATTATTTCCTGGCCTACAAACAGATGAAAGCCGCTCATCCGCGGCTGGTATTCGCCGTGCCCAGCGGCAACTTCGGTAATATCTGCGCCGGCATGATGGCCGCCGCCATCGGGCTGCCGGTATCTCATTTTGTTGCCGCCACCAACGTCAATGATACCGTGCCCCGATTCATGCAAAACGGCCGGTACGAACCGGGCAAAGCGGTACCTACCCTGTCCAACGCCATGGACGTGGCCGACCCCAGCAATTTCGTACGGGTATTACAGTTATTTGGCAACAGCCTGCCGGCACTAAAGGAAAAATTTACCGCTTACGCATACACGGACAAAGACACTGCCCGCACCATGGAGCAGGTTTGGAAAGAACACCATTATATGCTGGACCCTCACGGCGCCGTGGGTTATCTGGGCCTGCAGCAGTTTCTTGCTGATGCACCTGAGCTGACCGGCGTATTCCTGGAAACAGCACACCCGGTGAAGTTTGAAGACACCGCGCCCAAAGCCGTGCGTGACGAAATTCACACACCGCCCCGCGTGATGTCGCTCTATGGCAGGGAAAAAAACGCCACGCTCCTGCCGGCAGATTACGACGCGTTCAAAAACTGGTTAATGCGCTAA
- a CDS encoding homogentisate 1,2-dioxygenase: MPHYHQLGQIPHKRHTQFRKPDGGLYSEQLFSTEGFSSHSSLLYHCHPPTEIVKVDEPYVVAPKVAEEKMLKHRSFQGFNIQPEDDFLKSRKAVLVNNDLHIVLAAPRKSMEAYFYKNADADEMIFVHEGSGLLRTQYGQLEFGYGDYLVIPRGTIYQISFATENNRLFIVESFSPMRYPKRYLSKYGQLLEHAPYCERDIRQPKNLETIDQEGDFLINIKKKGVIYPIHYKHHPFDVVGWDGCEYPFAFSIHDFEPITGRVHQPPPVHQTFEGNNFVVCSFCPRLFDYHPQAIPAPYNHSNIDSDEVLYYVDGDFMSRKHVTRGMITLHPAGIPHGPHPGAVEKSIGAKETKELAVMVDTFHPLQITEAALGIEDGGYVMSWAE, translated from the coding sequence ATGCCACATTATCATCAACTAGGACAAATCCCACATAAACGGCATACCCAGTTCCGCAAACCGGACGGGGGACTGTATTCGGAACAATTGTTTTCTACAGAGGGTTTTTCTTCCCATTCCAGCCTGCTGTACCACTGCCATCCGCCTACTGAAATCGTGAAAGTGGATGAGCCCTATGTGGTGGCGCCGAAAGTGGCGGAAGAGAAAATGCTGAAACACCGCAGCTTTCAGGGCTTTAATATCCAGCCGGAAGATGATTTCCTGAAAAGCCGCAAAGCCGTACTGGTAAACAATGACCTGCATATCGTACTGGCCGCGCCACGTAAAAGCATGGAAGCCTACTTTTACAAAAATGCCGATGCGGATGAAATGATTTTTGTGCACGAAGGAAGCGGATTGCTGAGAACACAATACGGTCAACTGGAATTCGGCTATGGCGACTACCTGGTGATTCCCCGCGGCACCATTTACCAGATCAGTTTCGCTACGGAAAACAACCGCCTTTTTATCGTGGAATCGTTTAGCCCTATGCGTTATCCAAAGCGGTATCTCAGCAAATACGGACAGCTGCTGGAACATGCACCCTATTGTGAGCGCGACATCAGGCAGCCTAAAAATCTGGAAACAATAGACCAGGAGGGAGACTTCCTGATCAACATAAAAAAGAAAGGGGTGATCTATCCCATTCATTATAAACATCATCCTTTTGATGTAGTGGGATGGGATGGTTGTGAATATCCTTTCGCTTTCTCTATTCATGATTTTGAACCTATCACAGGCAGGGTACACCAGCCACCGCCGGTACATCAGACATTTGAAGGCAACAATTTCGTAGTGTGCTCTTTCTGTCCGCGTCTGTTCGATTATCATCCGCAGGCCATACCGGCTCCCTACAATCACAGCAACATTGACAGCGATGAAGTGCTCTACTATGTGGACGGTGACTTTATGAGCCGCAAACACGTCACCCGTGGCATGATCACACTGCATCCTGCCGGTATACCGCATGGCCCGCATCCCGGAGCGGTGGAGAAAAGCATTGGCGCCAAAGAAACCAAAGAACTGGCGGTAATGGTAGACACTTTCCATCCCCTGCAAATCACCGAGGCGGCACTGGGCATTGAAGACGGCGGTTATGTGATGAGCTGGGCAGAATAA
- the rpe gene encoding ribulose-phosphate 3-epimerase has product MENAPVMIAPSLLAANFLELGKEVEMVNRSEADWFHLDVMDGRFVPNISYGLPVIAQIKKVARKPCDVHLMIEEPEKYAAEFKKAGADILTVHAEACIHLHRNIQQIKSLGMKAGVALNPHTPAVVLENVIRDIDVVLVMSVNPGFGGQTFIEQTYQKIRQVRQLIKDNQATALIEVDGGISIENAGQLVQAGANVLVAGSSIFASADPEKTIAALKQRGGQ; this is encoded by the coding sequence TTGGAAAACGCTCCTGTAATGATAGCGCCGTCCTTACTGGCGGCCAATTTCCTTGAACTGGGGAAAGAAGTGGAAATGGTGAACCGCAGCGAAGCTGACTGGTTTCACCTGGATGTAATGGATGGCCGTTTTGTGCCCAATATCAGCTACGGTCTGCCGGTGATCGCGCAGATCAAAAAGGTGGCGCGCAAACCGTGCGACGTACACCTGATGATTGAAGAACCGGAAAAATATGCCGCTGAATTCAAAAAAGCCGGCGCAGATATCCTTACAGTACATGCAGAAGCCTGCATACACCTGCACCGCAACATCCAGCAGATAAAAAGCCTGGGCATGAAAGCCGGTGTGGCCCTCAATCCGCATACGCCGGCAGTGGTGCTGGAAAATGTGATACGTGATATAGATGTGGTGTTGGTGATGAGCGTTAATCCGGGTTTCGGCGGACAAACATTCATTGAACAAACCTATCAGAAAATAAGGCAGGTACGGCAACTGATCAAAGACAATCAGGCAACAGCCCTGATAGAAGTGGATGGGGGTATCAGTATAGAAAATGCCGGCCAGCTGGTGCAGGCAGGCGCCAACGTGCTGGTGGCAGGCAGCTCCATTTTTGCTTCAGCAGATCCCGAAAAAACAATAGCAGCACTTAAGCAGAGAGGTGGTCAATAA
- the hppD gene encoding 4-hydroxyphenylpyruvate dioxygenase: METAVANASNLTGQDFLPLNGTDYVEFYVGNAKQAAHYYKTAFGFQSVAYAGPETGVKDRASYVLVQNKLRFVLTTSLLPDGDIARHVAKHGDGVKVLALWVDDARSAFEETVKRGATPYLEPVVEKDEFGEVVRSGIQTYGDTVHLFIERKNYNGPFLPGYKEWKTAYNPTDTGLQYVDHCVGNVGWNEMNTWVSFYERTMGFKNLISFDDSDISTEYSALMSKVMSNGNGRVKFPINEPAEGKKKSQIEEYLDFYGGPGVQHVAIATNDIIQTVSDLQGRGVEFLTVPGSYYDTLLERVGTIDESIEPLRKLGILVDRDDEGYLLQIFTKPIQDRPTVFFEIIQRKGAQSFGKGNFKALFESIEREQALRGNL, translated from the coding sequence ATGGAAACCGCAGTAGCAAACGCTTCCAACCTGACTGGGCAGGATTTTCTGCCATTGAACGGTACTGATTACGTTGAGTTTTACGTAGGAAACGCAAAACAGGCCGCACACTATTATAAGACCGCTTTCGGTTTTCAGTCAGTGGCCTACGCCGGCCCTGAAACCGGCGTGAAAGACCGGGCTTCCTATGTGCTGGTACAAAACAAACTTCGCTTCGTACTGACCACCTCCCTGTTGCCCGATGGCGATATTGCACGCCATGTGGCCAAACACGGCGACGGTGTAAAGGTACTGGCGCTCTGGGTAGACGATGCCCGTTCTGCTTTTGAAGAAACCGTTAAACGTGGCGCTACTCCTTACCTGGAGCCAGTAGTGGAAAAAGATGAATTCGGCGAAGTAGTGCGCAGCGGTATCCAGACTTACGGCGATACCGTACACCTGTTCATTGAACGAAAAAATTATAATGGCCCTTTCCTGCCAGGTTACAAGGAGTGGAAAACCGCCTATAACCCTACCGATACCGGTTTGCAATATGTAGACCACTGCGTGGGCAACGTAGGCTGGAACGAAATGAATACCTGGGTGTCTTTCTATGAGCGCACCATGGGCTTCAAAAACCTGATCTCCTTCGATGACAGCGATATCTCCACCGAATACTCAGCACTCATGAGTAAAGTAATGAGTAACGGTAACGGCCGTGTGAAATTCCCGATCAACGAACCTGCTGAAGGGAAGAAAAAATCCCAGATCGAAGAGTACCTGGATTTCTATGGTGGCCCTGGCGTGCAACACGTTGCCATCGCTACCAACGACATCATTCAGACCGTTTCCGACCTGCAGGGCCGCGGCGTGGAGTTTCTGACCGTTCCTGGTTCCTATTATGATACATTGCTGGAAAGAGTAGGTACCATCGATGAGTCTATAGAACCGCTGCGTAAGCTCGGTATCCTGGTTGACCGCGATGATGAAGGCTATCTGCTGCAGATTTTTACAAAGCCTATCCAGGACCGTCCAACCGTATTTTTTGAAATCATACAGCGTAAAGGTGCCCAGTCTTTCGGTAAAGGAAATTTCAAGGCACTGTTTGAGTCCATCGAAAGAGAACAGGCCCTGCGCGGTAATTTATAA
- a CDS encoding response regulator produces the protein MKLINMIFIVDDDPIHQQIAKIMIERQGICTNIRVFSDAQDVLDHIRQHADMVEELPDLILLDLNMPIMDGWEFLDEYSVFHDQLPKQIRIFVLTSSIDEKDKERVRHYPVVNGYLTKPLSKEIIDHLSA, from the coding sequence ATGAAGCTGATCAATATGATTTTTATAGTAGACGACGACCCAATTCACCAGCAAATTGCTAAAATCATGATAGAACGGCAGGGGATATGCACCAATATCAGGGTGTTTTCAGATGCGCAGGATGTATTGGACCATATCCGGCAGCATGCAGATATGGTGGAGGAGCTGCCCGACCTTATTCTGCTGGACCTCAATATGCCGATTATGGATGGCTGGGAGTTTCTGGACGAATACAGTGTTTTCCATGACCAACTGCCCAAACAAATCCGCATCTTCGTGCTGACTTCTTCCATTGATGAGAAAGACAAAGAGCGTGTCCGTCACTATCCGGTGGTAAATGGCTATCTTACCAAACCCCTGTCCAAAGAGATTATTGACCACCTCTCTGCTTAA
- the thrA gene encoding bifunctional aspartate kinase/homoserine dehydrogenase I, which yields MQVLKFGGTSVGSAKAIDQVCQILKKHKPAGRYAIVVSALGGTTDKLIRCGQLAGEGQEQYKSVLQEIENRHLDTIRELFPITAQSSMISQLKKKLNALENLCDGIFQVGELSARSLDKIMSYGELISCVIVAEKLRQQGFSATCKDSRELIVTDNNYGHATVNFHATNHLITEYFAQHPADYFVLPGFVAAAADGDTTTLGRGGSDYTAAIIAAAVNADLLDIWTDVSGMMTADPRLVSQALPIAHISYEEAMELSHFGAKVIYPPTIQPVMDKRIPIWIKNTFAPEDYGTLIQDTEERSFPVTGISGIQHISLLTLEGSGMVGIPGFSKRLFEALLQERINVIFITQSSSEHSITVGIHEADMLKAKTAVDSEFAQEIHDKRIDPLQVEKDLCIVAVVGDKMKNHHGTSGKLFGTLGRNGVNVRAIAQGSTEKNISAVINKADLKKALNLIHEAFFEAPLKQVNLFVAGVGNVGSKLLEQLQQQQHYLQEELGLQIRVAGMANSKNALFSEYGIGLHDWKNQLTQGDAMDLASFVERIKAMNLRNSVFVDNTASADVAAVYHEFLQHGISVVTCNKIACSSDYAYYKKLKDLARKYNASFLFETNVGAGLPVINTLNDLVRSGDRVQSIEAVLSGSLNFVFNHFVNGNSFRSVVKAAQDEGYTEPDPRIDLSGKDVMRKILILARESGAAIEMDDITNHSFLPEACLDAPSVADFYETLDEHADHFQQLYHEAASAGKRLKFVARYADGQASVGLQCVAPDHPFYKLEGKDNIVLYTTNRYQEQPLIVKGAGAGADVTASGIFADIIRSARL from the coding sequence ATGCAAGTACTTAAGTTTGGCGGTACTTCCGTTGGAAGCGCCAAAGCCATAGACCAGGTTTGTCAGATCCTCAAAAAACACAAGCCGGCAGGCCGTTATGCGATCGTTGTATCGGCATTGGGCGGCACTACGGACAAGCTTATACGTTGCGGACAGCTGGCCGGTGAAGGTCAGGAACAATACAAGTCCGTATTACAGGAAATAGAAAACAGGCACCTGGACACTATCCGCGAATTGTTCCCTATCACTGCGCAAAGCAGCATGATCAGCCAACTGAAGAAAAAACTCAACGCCCTTGAAAACCTGTGTGACGGCATCTTCCAGGTAGGTGAGCTAAGCGCCCGCTCGCTCGACAAAATCATGAGCTACGGCGAACTGATCTCCTGCGTGATCGTGGCGGAAAAGCTCAGGCAGCAAGGCTTCTCTGCTACCTGCAAAGACAGCCGGGAACTGATTGTAACCGATAACAACTATGGCCACGCCACTGTTAACTTCCACGCTACCAACCACCTGATCACAGAATATTTTGCGCAGCATCCGGCAGACTATTTCGTACTTCCCGGCTTTGTGGCCGCCGCCGCCGATGGCGACACTACCACCCTGGGCCGCGGCGGTTCCGACTATACCGCCGCTATCATCGCCGCAGCTGTAAACGCAGACCTGCTCGACATCTGGACAGATGTAAGCGGCATGATGACTGCCGATCCCCGGCTGGTGTCCCAGGCCCTTCCCATTGCCCACATCTCTTATGAAGAAGCCATGGAGCTGTCACACTTCGGCGCCAAAGTAATTTATCCGCCCACCATACAACCGGTGATGGATAAACGAATTCCCATCTGGATCAAAAACACCTTTGCCCCGGAAGACTATGGCACCCTGATACAGGACACAGAAGAGCGTTCTTTCCCGGTGACCGGCATCTCCGGCATTCAACATATATCCCTGCTCACCCTTGAAGGGAGTGGCATGGTCGGCATTCCCGGCTTCTCTAAAAGACTGTTTGAAGCGCTCCTACAGGAACGCATCAACGTTATTTTCATTACCCAGAGCTCTTCCGAGCACTCTATCACCGTGGGCATACACGAAGCTGATATGCTAAAAGCCAAAACAGCGGTAGACAGTGAATTTGCCCAGGAGATACACGACAAACGCATCGATCCGTTGCAGGTGGAAAAAGACCTCTGCATCGTGGCAGTGGTGGGCGACAAAATGAAAAACCACCATGGCACCAGCGGCAAGCTGTTCGGCACCCTCGGCCGCAACGGCGTCAACGTCAGGGCTATCGCCCAGGGCTCTACGGAGAAAAACATCTCCGCCGTGATCAATAAAGCAGATCTCAAAAAAGCGCTCAACCTGATACATGAAGCGTTTTTCGAAGCACCGCTCAAACAGGTCAACCTGTTCGTGGCCGGCGTAGGCAATGTAGGCAGTAAATTACTGGAACAGCTGCAGCAACAACAGCATTACCTGCAGGAAGAACTGGGATTACAAATAAGAGTGGCCGGTATGGCCAACAGCAAAAACGCCCTGTTCAGCGAATATGGCATCGGCCTTCACGACTGGAAAAACCAGCTGACACAAGGCGACGCCATGGACCTGGCCTCCTTTGTGGAACGCATCAAAGCCATGAACCTGCGTAACAGCGTTTTCGTAGACAACACCGCCAGCGCCGATGTGGCCGCCGTGTACCATGAGTTCCTGCAACATGGCATTTCCGTGGTCACCTGCAACAAAATCGCCTGTTCATCGGACTATGCCTATTACAAAAAGCTGAAAGACCTGGCCCGTAAATACAACGCTTCCTTCCTCTTTGAAACCAATGTGGGCGCAGGCCTCCCCGTTATTAATACCCTCAATGACCTTGTAAGGAGCGGTGACAGGGTACAGAGCATTGAAGCGGTGCTTTCCGGCAGCCTGAACTTCGTATTTAACCACTTTGTGAACGGCAACAGTTTCCGCAGCGTAGTAAAAGCAGCACAGGACGAAGGTTATACTGAGCCCGATCCACGTATTGACCTCAGCGGCAAAGATGTAATGCGAAAAATCCTGATACTGGCACGAGAGAGTGGCGCCGCTATCGAAATGGACGATATCACCAACCATTCCTTCCTGCCCGAAGCCTGCCTGGACGCCCCGTCCGTAGCTGATTTCTATGAAACGCTGGACGAACATGCGGACCATTTCCAGCAGTTGTACCACGAAGCGGCCAGTGCCGGCAAGAGGCTGAAGTTCGTGGCCCGCTATGCCGATGGCCAGGCATCCGTAGGCCTGCAATGTGTGGCGCCCGACCATCCTTTCTACAAACTGGAAGGCAAAGACAACATCGTGCTTTACACCACCAACCGGTACCAGGAACAACCGCTGATTGTAAAAGGCGCCGGGGCCGGCGCAGACGTGACCGCCTCCGGAATTTTCGCAGACATTATCCGGTCGGCCCGTTTATGA
- a CDS encoding tetratricopeptide repeat protein, translating into MKYLPILVAMAGAVACNNDHKKPEQQAGADSVLYSDIIRPVTDSIQHFPDQDALYYRRALLLFNTNPNLAQADFEKAASLKPANPDYWAGAGEAALLESHYDKAELYFRKALANAPTYTYLQYKLATAMLENKHTTQADSLANVLAGTAEGRDKAFYLKARMAEDRHDTTAAIEHLKAAVAAAGPHAEYEAVMELADLLRARKTPEAVRYYTAAWHQDSLNAAPLYDAGQVQEEMGDTNAAMNTYRKCIVADPGFAPAYMAMGNIHSSRNQWKEAYNFYNLAAKAAPTDAQAYYQRARCQEQLGNKKEAIDDYAKAASFRKDFKEAKEAMQRLSR; encoded by the coding sequence ATGAAATATCTACCTATCCTGGTGGCCATGGCTGGCGCCGTGGCCTGCAACAATGACCACAAAAAGCCCGAACAGCAGGCTGGCGCCGACTCCGTGCTGTACAGCGACATTATCCGGCCGGTAACTGACTCTATCCAACATTTCCCGGACCAGGACGCGCTGTATTACCGCCGCGCATTACTGCTGTTCAATACAAATCCGAACCTTGCGCAGGCCGACTTTGAAAAAGCAGCCAGCCTGAAGCCGGCCAATCCCGACTATTGGGCAGGCGCCGGAGAAGCGGCACTGCTGGAGAGCCACTACGACAAAGCAGAGCTTTATTTCAGGAAAGCGTTGGCTAACGCCCCCACCTATACGTATCTTCAGTACAAGCTGGCCACCGCCATGCTGGAGAACAAACATACCACACAGGCAGACAGTCTGGCCAACGTGCTGGCCGGCACCGCCGAAGGAAGGGACAAAGCTTTCTACCTGAAAGCCCGTATGGCAGAAGACCGTCATGACACTACGGCCGCCATTGAACATTTGAAGGCAGCCGTAGCCGCCGCCGGCCCGCATGCAGAATACGAAGCCGTGATGGAACTGGCCGACTTGCTGCGTGCCCGCAAAACTCCGGAAGCCGTGCGTTACTATACAGCAGCGTGGCATCAGGACTCGCTCAATGCAGCTCCCCTCTATGATGCCGGACAGGTACAGGAAGAAATGGGCGACACCAACGCCGCCATGAACACCTACCGGAAATGTATCGTGGCAGATCCGGGGTTTGCCCCCGCTTACATGGCGATGGGCAATATCCATAGTAGCAGGAACCAATGGAAAGAAGCATACAATTTCTATAATCTGGCAGCCAAGGCCGCTCCTACCGATGCACAGGCCTACTATCAGCGGGCCCGCTGCCAGGAACAGCTGGGCAATAAAAAAGAGGCGATAGACGATTATGCAAAAGCAGCGTCTTTCCGGAAAGATTTTAAAGAAGCAAAAGAAGCCATGCAACGGCTGAGCCGCTAA
- a CDS encoding murein L,D-transpeptidase family protein — translation MKRLVVLTMLLLGVGTLSAQQSFLDNQKMFPKVGEAYREKEELLKKEFEKKGLTYPAKYIFVRSFKLDSEMEIWVKNSVADTFRLFKSYRVCTLSGKMGPKRKEGDRQVPEGFYYINDFNPNSNYHLSLGINYPNFSDRILSDPKKPGGEIYIHGDCITVGCIPLTNEFIDEVYILAVNAKNAGQDFIPVHVFPVKFGNSRSLEYLGNFSLTDNSSKQFWTELRSAYDYFEKHHRLPVVMVDDRGKYIM, via the coding sequence ATGAAGCGACTTGTTGTTTTGACTATGTTGTTGTTGGGGGTAGGAACCCTTTCAGCTCAACAGTCTTTCCTGGATAACCAGAAAATGTTCCCTAAAGTAGGGGAGGCGTACCGGGAAAAAGAAGAACTACTAAAGAAGGAATTTGAGAAAAAAGGCCTTACTTATCCCGCCAAATACATTTTCGTCCGCTCTTTCAAGCTGGACAGTGAAATGGAAATTTGGGTAAAGAACAGTGTGGCCGATACGTTCCGCCTGTTTAAATCGTACCGGGTGTGTACCCTGTCGGGTAAAATGGGGCCTAAAAGAAAAGAAGGCGACCGCCAGGTACCGGAAGGGTTCTATTATATCAACGACTTCAACCCAAACAGCAACTATCACTTGTCGCTGGGTATCAACTACCCTAATTTTTCTGACCGCATCCTGAGCGATCCGAAAAAACCGGGCGGCGAAATCTACATCCATGGCGATTGTATCACCGTGGGCTGTATACCGCTGACCAACGAATTCATCGATGAGGTGTACATTCTGGCCGTAAACGCCAAGAACGCCGGCCAGGACTTTATTCCCGTACACGTATTCCCGGTAAAATTCGGTAACAGCCGGTCACTGGAGTACCTGGGCAACTTCTCCCTGACCGACAACTCCTCCAAACAGTTCTGGACAGAGCTGCGGAGTGCGTACGATTATTTTGAGAAACACCACCGTCTGCCGGTCGTAATGGTAGACGACAGGGGCAAGTATATTATGTAG
- a CDS encoding homoserine kinase, with the protein MDSIKVFAPGTVANVACGFDVIGLAMDAPGDEMILRRTSAPGIRIKAVHGADLPVDPAKNVASVAVQALLQKYDHPDTGIEIEIFKHIHPGSGIGSSAASSAGAVVAANHLLGEPFTKKQLVRFAMEGERLACGSAHADNVAPAILGGFTLVRSYRPLDITTLHTPAELWVTVIHPQIEVKTSDAREILKQKVLMTDAIRQWGNVGAMVAALYQEDYDLISRSLEDVIVEPVRSILIPAFQELKLKCKEAGALGGGISGSGPSVFMLSKGEANARKVADTMNNVYAPLGVDYKIYVSRINTAGVKIID; encoded by the coding sequence ATGGACAGTATAAAAGTATTCGCCCCCGGCACTGTTGCCAATGTAGCCTGCGGCTTCGATGTCATCGGTCTTGCCATGGACGCGCCCGGCGATGAGATGATCCTTCGCCGCACCAGTGCCCCCGGCATCCGCATCAAAGCCGTACACGGCGCCGACCTGCCCGTTGACCCGGCTAAAAACGTAGCCAGCGTGGCGGTTCAGGCATTGCTGCAAAAATATGACCATCCCGATACCGGTATTGAAATAGAGATATTCAAACATATCCACCCCGGCAGCGGCATCGGCTCCAGCGCCGCCAGCAGCGCCGGTGCCGTCGTGGCGGCCAACCACCTGCTGGGTGAACCGTTCACCAAAAAACAACTGGTGCGCTTCGCCATGGAAGGAGAAAGACTGGCCTGTGGCTCCGCGCATGCCGACAACGTGGCGCCGGCCATCCTCGGCGGATTCACGCTCGTACGCAGCTACCGCCCGCTGGACATCACTACCCTGCATACGCCCGCAGAATTGTGGGTGACTGTTATCCATCCGCAGATAGAAGTCAAAACCTCCGATGCCCGCGAAATACTCAAACAGAAAGTGCTAATGACAGACGCCATCCGCCAGTGGGGCAACGTAGGCGCCATGGTAGCCGCGCTCTACCAGGAAGACTATGACCTCATCAGCCGTTCACTGGAAGATGTTATCGTGGAACCGGTACGCTCTATCCTCATTCCCGCTTTCCAGGAACTGAAGCTCAAATGCAAGGAAGCCGGCGCACTCGGTGGCGGCATCTCCGGCTCAGGGCCGTCCGTGTTCATGCTCAGCAAAGGCGAAGCCAACGCTCGCAAGGTCGCGGACACGATGAACAACGTATATGCGCCACTGGGAGTGGACTACAAAATATACGTGTCTCGCATCAACACCGCCGGCGTTAAAATCATTGACTAA